A single region of the Undibacterium piscinae genome encodes:
- a CDS encoding cytochrome c, producing MSMIFKNIGKAALLAAMTGVLGNVVMAQDAQQIAAGKKLFTQTAVPACAVCHTLKHAGAEGEVGPILDELKPDAARVEKAIRNGIGLMPAFTTLTEEQVKLLAKYVSGVAGK from the coding sequence ATGAGTATGATATTCAAAAACATAGGAAAAGCGGCCTTGCTGGCGGCGATGACGGGCGTGTTGGGTAATGTTGTCATGGCGCAGGATGCACAGCAAATCGCTGCCGGCAAAAAATTGTTTACCCAGACCGCGGTACCGGCCTGTGCCGTTTGCCATACCTTGAAGCATGCTGGTGCTGAGGGGGAGGTTGGCCCGATTCTTGACGAACTCAAGCCTGATGCAGCCAGAGTTGAAAAAGCCATCCGTAATGGCATAGGCCTGATGCCAGCGTTTACGACGCTGACTGAAGAGCAAGTCAAGTTGCTGGCAAAATATGTCTCTGGCGTGGCTGGCAAGTAG
- a CDS encoding serine/threonine protein kinase produces MSQGKHHSLQAGMEFDGYRLEEKLHTGGMAALWSVTDLRNRHQKEGEAAIPPLIMKVPLLFSSEDPTAIVAFEVEQMIMPKLKGTHVPRYFGAGDFDAQAYIVMEQIAGTSLRSRFDASPLPVAEVVSTGIKIAHALQDLHRQHVIHLDIKPSNIMFRPDGNAVLIDFGLSRHDKLPDLLDEEFRLPMGTGPYISPEQVLGVRNEPRSDLFSLGVLLYHLATMPRRMPV; encoded by the coding sequence ATGAGCCAAGGCAAGCATCACAGCCTGCAAGCAGGCATGGAGTTTGACGGTTACCGGTTGGAAGAGAAATTACATACCGGCGGTATGGCTGCCTTGTGGAGCGTCACCGATTTAAGGAACCGCCACCAAAAAGAAGGCGAAGCGGCGATTCCGCCTTTAATCATGAAAGTGCCTTTGCTGTTCTCCAGCGAAGATCCGACGGCGATCGTGGCGTTTGAAGTTGAGCAAATGATCATGCCCAAACTCAAGGGCACGCATGTTCCGCGTTATTTTGGCGCCGGCGATTTTGACGCCCAGGCGTATATCGTGATGGAACAGATCGCCGGTACGTCCCTGCGCAGCCGTTTCGATGCCTCCCCGCTGCCGGTGGCGGAAGTGGTCAGCACAGGCATCAAGATCGCCCATGCGCTGCAAGACCTGCACCGCCAGCACGTAATCCATCTCGACATCAAGCCCAGCAACATCATGTTTCGCCCGGACGGCAATGCCGTACTGATCGATTTTGGTTTATCGCGGCATGACAAATTACCGGATCTGCTGGACGAAGAGTTCCGCCTGCCGATGGGAACCGGCCCCTATATCTCACCGGAACAGGTGCTGGGCGTACGCAATGAACCGCGCAGCGATTTGTTTTCTCTCGGTGTCTTGCTGTATCACCTGGCGACGATGCCTCGCCGCATGCCGGTTTGA
- the queC gene encoding 7-cyano-7-deazaguanine synthase QueC, which translates to MTRSNDSALVLFSGGQDSTTCLAWALARYQRVETIGYDYGQRHSIELSMRPSLLEKMRGFSSDWKDRLGEDHMIDLGLISQLSHTAMTEDIEITMQENGLPNTFVPGRNLMFMMVAATLAYRRGINVLVGGMCETDFSGYPDCRDDSMKALQVALNLGMATRLKLETPLMWINKAETWQLAERLGGTKLVDLIRADTHTCYLGERGTLHDWGHGCGTCPACALRARGYQEYAAGL; encoded by the coding sequence ATGACTAGATCCAACGACAGCGCCCTGGTTTTGTTTAGCGGCGGCCAAGATTCCACCACATGTCTGGCATGGGCATTGGCACGCTATCAACGCGTAGAAACCATAGGCTACGATTACGGCCAGCGCCATTCCATAGAATTGAGCATGCGTCCCAGCCTGCTGGAAAAAATGCGCGGCTTTTCCAGCGACTGGAAAGACCGTCTCGGCGAAGATCACATGATAGATCTCGGCCTGATCTCACAGCTATCGCACACCGCGATGACCGAAGACATAGAAATCACCATGCAGGAAAACGGCCTGCCCAACACCTTTGTGCCGGGTCGGAACCTGATGTTCATGATGGTAGCGGCCACGCTGGCATACCGGCGCGGCATCAACGTGCTGGTTGGTGGCATGTGTGAAACTGATTTTTCCGGCTACCCCGATTGCCGTGACGACAGCATGAAGGCATTACAGGTAGCGCTCAATCTGGGCATGGCAACCCGCCTGAAACTGGAAACGCCGCTGATGTGGATCAATAAGGCCGAAACCTGGCAACTGGCCGAGCGACTCGGCGGCACCAAGTTAGTCGATCTGATCCGTGCCGACACCCATACCTGCTATCTGGGCGAACGCGGCACCCTGCATGACTGGGGCCATGGCTGCGGCACTTGCCCGGCCTGCGCCCTAAGAGCACGTGGCTATCAGGAATATGCTGCCGGACTTTAG
- a CDS encoding metallophosphoesterase family protein, which produces MLIALLTDLHANREAVSACLAHAQEQNVSQYAFLGDLVGYGADPAWVLDTVMDYASRGAYVLMGNHDIALIQEDRKGMNPIAFQVVEWTRSQLNEEHLAFIRNLPYRIEVQDMLLVHANAWAPEKWEYVEGTMEATRSMHATKAHITFCGHVHMPTLYHMTLTGKTGEFLPAPENSIPLSKQRRWLVIPGSVGQPRDGNPAACYATFDTVTLELTYYRIPYDAETASAKIITCGLPASLGQRLITGN; this is translated from the coding sequence ATGCTCATCGCTTTGCTAACTGACCTACATGCCAACCGCGAAGCCGTGAGTGCCTGCCTGGCGCATGCGCAAGAGCAAAACGTCAGCCAATACGCTTTCCTCGGTGATCTGGTCGGCTATGGCGCTGATCCGGCCTGGGTACTCGACACCGTGATGGATTACGCCAGCCGCGGCGCCTATGTGCTGATGGGTAACCATGACATCGCGCTGATACAGGAAGACCGTAAAGGGATGAATCCTATCGCCTTTCAGGTGGTCGAATGGACCCGCTCACAACTCAATGAAGAGCATCTAGCATTCATCCGCAATCTGCCATACCGGATTGAAGTGCAGGACATGCTGTTGGTACACGCCAATGCCTGGGCCCCGGAAAAATGGGAATACGTAGAAGGCACCATGGAGGCCACCCGCAGCATGCACGCCACCAAGGCGCACATCACGTTCTGCGGCCATGTCCACATGCCTACCCTGTATCACATGACACTCACTGGCAAGACCGGTGAATTTTTGCCTGCTCCGGAAAACAGCATCCCTCTCAGCAAGCAAAGACGCTGGCTGGTGATCCCCGGCTCGGTAGGGCAACCGCGCGACGGCAATCCCGCCGCCTGCTACGCCACCTTTGATACCGTGACGCTGGAACTGACCTATTACCGCATCCCCTACGATGCCGAAACCGCCTCCGCCAAAATCATCACCTGCGGCTTGCCCGCAAGTCTGGGACAACGTCTAATCACGGGAAATTAA
- a CDS encoding PhnD/SsuA/transferrin family substrate-binding protein, with product MSISQNFRLFSLALAFALPLHSHAQIKVLIGNDPADESKPQALAASPTPSLTAALGSQVVLKQTTDLTEVMRASRTQENDILIVPPHATASAISHSYDLLARNKQNTQFVLIVRKEIERAEQMKGKRLYLPQQDSARTYLAKGLLAEDGLSMKSFQKTSFGKTSGAGLLALSANLADVTIAEQEEAKIWMKKNPDIARILKATRSVPSGVAVMVRKNMADSDRKKLLKWIASPDSSGFGKLQTTNSADEEQYRYIASLGILTPDSIPGVTKVTAEQVAKLLTDGAVAVDTRSAKEYEQEHIIAAIHAPYLEKSLKDREYDATMDDFSALSNLPLEKALIFYCNGPECWKSYKASIAAKAKGVKKIYWYRNGMPEWREKSLPLATK from the coding sequence ATGAGCATATCTCAAAATTTCCGGCTATTTAGCCTGGCACTAGCCTTTGCCTTACCCTTGCATAGCCACGCCCAAATTAAAGTATTGATAGGCAATGACCCGGCAGATGAAAGTAAGCCGCAAGCTCTTGCCGCATCACCGACGCCATCACTGACTGCGGCACTAGGATCACAGGTAGTGTTGAAACAAACGACCGATCTGACCGAAGTGATGCGCGCCTCACGTACCCAGGAAAACGATATCCTGATCGTCCCACCGCACGCAACCGCGTCGGCGATCAGCCATAGCTATGACTTATTGGCGCGCAACAAACAAAATACCCAATTTGTACTGATAGTGCGTAAGGAAATTGAACGCGCCGAGCAAATGAAGGGCAAACGTCTCTACCTGCCGCAGCAAGATTCAGCCCGTACCTATCTGGCCAAAGGCTTACTGGCAGAAGATGGCCTGAGCATGAAATCATTTCAAAAAACCTCATTTGGTAAGACCAGCGGTGCCGGCTTACTGGCGCTTTCCGCCAATCTGGCGGACGTAACGATAGCCGAGCAGGAAGAGGCGAAAATCTGGATGAAAAAAAATCCGGATATCGCCAGAATACTTAAAGCGACACGCTCGGTGCCGTCCGGTGTCGCCGTAATGGTGCGCAAGAACATGGCCGACAGTGATAGAAAAAAACTGCTGAAATGGATAGCTTCCCCGGACTCCAGCGGATTTGGCAAACTGCAAACCACCAATAGCGCCGATGAAGAGCAATACCGCTACATCGCCTCTTTAGGGATACTGACGCCCGATAGCATTCCCGGCGTTACCAAGGTGACAGCCGAGCAGGTCGCCAAATTACTGACGGACGGTGCAGTAGCTGTCGACACCCGCAGTGCCAAGGAATATGAACAGGAACACATCATCGCGGCGATTCATGCGCCTTATCTGGAAAAAAGCCTGAAAGATCGCGAATATGATGCAACGATGGATGATTTCTCGGCACTATCAAACCTGCCGCTGGAAAAAGCGTTGATTTTTTATTGCAATGGTCCGGAGTGCTGGAAATCTTACAAGGCTTCGATCGCGGCAAAAGCCAAAGGTGTCAAGAAAATCTATTGGTATCGCAATGGCATGCCGGAATGGCGCGAGAAATCCTTACCGCTCGCGACAAAATAA
- a CDS encoding sulfite oxidase, translated as MTKHNRISSEPTLGNPSRRHLLTGSAVALAAGGLAGLSRTTFAGEVEPAAKAVAGKPLPAYVAWKDPASMIVHTSSTLETKRSAFGTSVITPAEQLYIRNNLPAPDASIIADRDAWEVRIEGVAKPSTLSLKQLKGIGLETTAMVLQCSGNGRGLFPTKASGTAWAVGAAGCVVWSGVPVRDLVAALGGVTDGMVYMTGSGGEKIPEGLDPKSVMVERSVPLKAMGDALLAWEMNGAPIPLAHGGPLRLIVPGYTGVNNIKYIKRLAFTLEQTDAAIQKTGYRLSPPGQKGDPSQPSVWEMAAKSWINSPAPEAGVVAAGQTLIKGVAFGGVNAVKGVEVSIDGGESWQAAKFVGPDLGRYAWRQFVLSVKLAPGSYTIASRVTDVLGNQQAERSVENTGGYNNASWRDHALKITVA; from the coding sequence ATGACTAAGCACAATCGCATTTCCTCAGAGCCAACGCTTGGCAATCCTTCCCGCCGCCATCTTCTTACCGGTAGTGCCGTGGCACTGGCTGCGGGTGGACTGGCGGGATTAAGCAGGACAACATTCGCCGGAGAGGTCGAGCCTGCTGCCAAAGCTGTCGCAGGAAAACCTTTGCCAGCCTATGTGGCATGGAAAGATCCTGCATCCATGATAGTACACACTTCCAGTACGCTGGAAACCAAACGCAGCGCTTTCGGCACCAGTGTGATCACACCAGCTGAGCAGCTGTATATCCGGAATAATTTACCGGCTCCGGATGCCTCCATCATTGCCGACCGTGATGCCTGGGAAGTGCGTATCGAGGGTGTGGCAAAACCAAGCACACTGAGCCTGAAGCAGCTCAAGGGCATAGGGCTGGAAACCACCGCCATGGTTTTGCAGTGTTCCGGCAATGGTCGTGGTTTGTTTCCTACCAAAGCCAGCGGCACCGCATGGGCAGTCGGCGCGGCCGGGTGTGTGGTGTGGAGCGGTGTACCGGTGCGTGATCTGGTGGCGGCCTTGGGTGGCGTCACCGATGGCATGGTATATATGACAGGCAGCGGCGGCGAGAAAATTCCGGAAGGACTGGACCCGAAAAGCGTCATGGTAGAGCGTTCGGTACCGCTCAAAGCCATGGGCGATGCCCTGCTGGCATGGGAAATGAACGGCGCGCCGATACCGCTGGCACATGGCGGTCCGCTGCGTTTGATCGTGCCTGGCTATACCGGCGTCAACAATATTAAGTACATCAAGCGATTGGCATTTACGCTGGAACAGACCGATGCGGCGATCCAGAAGACCGGCTATCGCCTGTCGCCACCTGGCCAGAAGGGCGATCCTAGCCAGCCTTCCGTGTGGGAGATGGCAGCCAAGTCCTGGATTAATTCCCCGGCGCCGGAAGCTGGTGTGGTAGCGGCTGGCCAGACTCTGATCAAGGGTGTTGCCTTTGGTGGTGTCAATGCGGTGAAGGGGGTGGAGGTTTCGATAGATGGCGGCGAGTCCTGGCAGGCGGCAAAATTTGTCGGCCCTGATCTTGGCCGTTATGCCTGGCGCCAGTTCGTACTGAGCGTGAAACTCGCGCCCGGTAGCTACACGATTGCCAGCCGTGTGACAGATGTCCTGGGTAATCAGCAAGCTGAACGCAGCGTGGAAAATACCGGCGGCTATAACAATGCCAGTTGGCGCGATCATGCGCTGAAAATTACCGTCGCTTAA
- a CDS encoding DUF3108 domain-containing protein: MTLRPLLALLKNLHINRKSLSFAAAALLLHLALLQSSVWQGWQSPVRHSRNETSVQVSLTTAPPEQEQKPQAMQAAEPPTEKIAMPAHKPAAKSMRNPAKDSELALTDSSKAVEPATTVAPAEEPSPAPANSAESIAETTAEPVQAAAPAQAAYATAVPGSVELSMSLVRSDPNRNPMYGVGTINWEASGNKYRMSIEAGIDMLITSINLYKLSSEGSIGQFGIAPELSTEARRTRAQTATHFNYTDNTISFSSSTAIVPMSNGAQDKASVLMQLAAIGNADENQFKTGTIISMQVAEDRDASLFVFEIGELEEITTKLGTIKAWHLIRAPRAGAYNSRLDIWLAPSLGWYPVQIMNTESSGIVTTQSVTKIISKMNVDK; encoded by the coding sequence GGCATTACTGCAATCGAGCGTATGGCAAGGCTGGCAATCGCCGGTCCGGCATAGCAGAAATGAAACCAGCGTACAGGTCAGCCTGACAACAGCGCCCCCGGAACAGGAACAGAAACCGCAAGCGATGCAGGCCGCTGAGCCGCCCACTGAAAAAATCGCGATGCCGGCACACAAACCCGCAGCCAAAAGCATGCGCAATCCAGCTAAAGACAGTGAACTGGCATTGACTGACAGCAGCAAAGCCGTAGAGCCCGCCACCACCGTCGCCCCGGCTGAGGAGCCAAGCCCCGCACCAGCAAACAGCGCAGAAAGCATCGCAGAAACCACGGCAGAACCAGTCCAGGCAGCAGCGCCAGCCCAGGCGGCCTATGCGACAGCGGTTCCGGGCTCGGTCGAGCTAAGCATGTCGCTGGTGCGTAGCGATCCCAATCGCAACCCCATGTATGGAGTAGGCACGATCAACTGGGAAGCAAGCGGCAACAAATACCGCATGAGCATAGAAGCCGGGATCGATATGTTGATTACCTCGATCAATCTTTACAAGCTCAGCAGCGAAGGCAGCATAGGTCAATTTGGCATTGCGCCAGAATTGAGCACGGAAGCCCGCCGCACCCGCGCCCAGACTGCCACCCATTTCAACTACACTGACAACACCATCAGTTTCTCGTCTTCCACTGCCATTGTTCCTATGAGCAATGGTGCGCAAGACAAAGCGAGCGTCCTGATGCAACTGGCGGCGATAGGCAATGCCGATGAGAATCAATTTAAGACAGGGACGATTATCAGCATGCAGGTCGCGGAAGACAGGGATGCCAGCTTGTTTGTATTTGAAATCGGCGAACTGGAAGAAATCACTACCAAACTCGGCACCATCAAAGCCTGGCACCTGATACGGGCACCACGCGCCGGAGCCTATAATTCCCGTCTCGATATCTGGCTGGCCCCATCACTGGGATGGTATCCGGTACAGATTATGAACACCGAAAGCAGTGGTATCGTCACCACCCAGAGCGTGACCAAGATAATCTCAAAAATGAATGTGGATAAATAG